The DNA segment GAAAAACAACCGTGTAGTCCCGTCAAAATGATACCTGAAAATTTTCACATTGACTTGATTGGAATTAAGCAAGTTGCACGGACCGAAAGAACACATAACAACATATTATACATTTCCCTTTTCTTTTAACAATAAAAAATGATGATGTTGTCAACCACTTAACCACTATTAAAAGAATGTTGAATTATAACTTAAAGAAGAAAAGAGTACATAATATTTAGAACTTGGTGAATACATATTAATCAAACTGAATAAATCTAGAGAAGCCAGAGAAGAAACAAGCTGCATGAAACTAGAAAATAATCATTTTCTGAGCAAAGAATAAGATGCCGAATAGGAGGACCGTAGCAAAACCTGAATTTATGACTTGGATTCCTGCATAAACATCTACAGTTTCTTCAAGAAACAGGGATGGGCCAATAAGAATCACCAAACCCATCTTAACAATCACAGCCATAACTAAAGAAAATTTGAATAGTAAAAAATGCCAAATAGGAATTCAAGCCAGCACAAATCACCGAACTAAATTTCCAAACTTCTTTAGTCATATACGATTACCCGCTATGGGGAGTCCTAAGTTCCCTGTTAGGTGGAGTGGGCGTGTAAACAGGCGCAGCCGAGACCGGCGTCTTCTCTTCTCCATCCGACGCTGCCGGAACCGGCGCCAGGTCTCGGGACACGGCCCGGCACCCAAGCCCTCGGGCCAGCGAGGGCAGATGGGTGGAAAAGGGCACCAGCCCAGCCGTCAACGGATTAACATGCCTCCGATTCGGGGCAGCGGAAGCGGTGGGGAAGGCACTCAGGCGGGTCAGAGCGGCAGATGAGGCGACCTCCATGGAGATCTTTTGGTATATGATACGAAGGGCGATAGCCCAAAAGAAACTCCAAATAAGAAGAAATGGGAAGGCCGCGATGtcgtctctcttcttctttctccccgTTAAGGtacggagagaaagagagaggtgaggtGAGGAGAGGAGCGAAGTGGCGTGTGGAGTGTGGGAAGAGCAACAGGTGGCTGAGGGTGGAGACGTACGTGAGCGGGGGAGTCCACTTGTTTCTTCTTCGACGAGGTCGACGATGCTCGAGAATTGAGAGGACCTGAGCCCGGCGGGTCAAATTCGGATCCGACCCGTCTTTGAACGATCCGTTAAGAGATCGTGTCGGGTTCGAATGACATGAATCCGCACCCTTGCCATCGGCCTTGATCCATAATCCCACCTCAAATGATAACGGACTCGGGTCGATGTACTATGTAGTGCATCCGTGACTGGTGCTTTAAAACGCGTGCATATGGACGCAGCATGTCCGCATAGATATTCTAGGCCGATGtccaaaattatctttttctcaaaaaaaaaaaaattatgaggaGTTCCAATTTTTTTACCTTAAAGACAAATCAAACAATCCTGTGTATATGGATCCGAACCACATCAAACGTCAATAATTTTTTCTCtcgatattttttatattaaaaagatTGGAATATTAATTTAGTTATCTTAAGTTAGGTCAGGTGGAATACCTCGAAAACAAATCAAATAATCCTGTGTATACGGATCTGAATCACATCGGATTGATTAAGATGTCAACAACTTCTTTTCTCAACATTTTTTGCATTAGAAAGATTGAAACGTTAATTTAGTGACATGAAGTTAGGTTAGGTGGAATTGCTTGTGAGTTAGAAAGTATGGAGTATATGATAATAATACGTGTTGTAATGAATAGATGAAGATGATATGTTACTCAGTTTACATCTCTATTACTCTACGTAAATAAtcttaattttcttaaaatttggaagtaaaacaattatatctttatttatattCAAAATAACTTAAGGTTGGATTATTCTTTGATTCGGCTATACAATACAGAATCAATCATTCCTTAATCTATCTACAGTCACGTAAATACCACTTAAAACCAACCCCCCTCGTTACTTATCATTCTCTTAATCTTCTTTTTTCTTATCCATTTCGGAAAACTAAGTTGAATGTTAAAAGGGATCATGTCAAAAACTTTTACTGACATTGGTCTTCGCATAGGAAGGAAACATATTAAATCCGATACCATATTAAGTCCATATTCGTTGTTTGAGACCCACAGGTTATGTTCCCATGGAATTAAATGTAAATAATTATGAGTTTGCTAGGCTGAACATTACATGAGAAGAAGAGCAGTTGGTCAAcaaaatatatgtttatatatcagCAAGATGCATAATAAAGTCCAGAGGCATTAGTGGGGGGCACAACTCTCGGAAACCAATGCCTGTGTTGGATCAAACATAGCTGGGGAAGAATAATGCCCAGACATGCTGAGGTGAACATGTCTTCATGATCATGCTCTGTTCTTTCGATGCATTGCACACCTCGAAGAAGCCTATATATACTGATGCATTCATGGCTTCCGTCATCTCAACAGAGGAGGAGCTCGAGGACCGGCAATGGCGAATTTTCGTTCACTCCTCCTCGTCGTCGCCGGTCTTGTTCTTCTTGTTGCCAAGGAACGAACTATGGCAGCAGATTTCAACTTCTACAGAGACATGTCCTGCTACTGGGGTCCCAAGAACTTGGCTGTCTGGAACAATGGCCAAAACTTCGCACTCAGCCTCAATAACATCTCAGGTATGCAATAGTTGCTCTATTTTAAAGTAGATTCATAAGAAATCATCCTTTTTCTATTTAAGAAggtgaaatgatgcataatggatACATGCGCAGTCAAAATAGAATTTGGAGGATCGTCTTTACCATCTAATATGTTTCGGTGAATGCTTTTAGGTTGTGGAATCCAATCTTGGAATCAGTTTCTCTTTGGAAGCATAGAAATGCAGATCAAGCTGGTCCCCGGGAACTCTGCTGGTACTGTGACTACATATTACGTAAGTCCCGCTCCGGAATGCTTATCGTGAAACACGTAAACAGAGTATGTATGATGTTGGATTGAGTAGTTTCTTCCTCTGCGTTTGGTCCAGATGTCTTCGACAGGGGACAAGCATGACGAGATCGACTTCGAATTCCTCGGCAACGTGTCCGGCCAACCCTACATCATCCACACCAACATCTACACGCAAGGGCTGGGAAACAGAGAAGTGCAGTTCTATCCTTGGTTCGACCCGACTGCTGCTTTCCACAACTACACCATACACTGGAATCCAAGCCAAGTCGTGTAAGCTCTCTGTGATAAGCTGAAGCACATCTCCCCTGTAGTTTCTGAACATATAATGGTCATCGACTTTGTTCTACTGTTGCAGGTGGTTCATTGACGGCATTCCCATTCGAGTCTTCAGAAACTATCAGCAGAATGGAATTGCGTTCCCCAACCAGCAAGCGATGAGGGCCTACTCCAGCATTTGGAACGGCGACGGCTGGGCGACCAGAGGTGGGCTCGTGAAGATAGACTGGAAGAACGCTCCATTCACGGCGAGATACCAGCAAGTGAACCTGAGAGCTTGTCCGTACTGGCAAGGCAGCACTGCGCAGTGTTCTGCGAGTACCCCGGCGAATTGGTGGACTTCGCCGGCTTACAGTAAGCTGAGCTACGCACAGCAGGGTCAGCTGATGTGGGCAAGGAGCAATTACATGATCTATGACTACTGCCAGGACAAGAAGAGGTTCAACGGGAAGACGGCCCCCGAGTGTTCTCTGCCTCTGTATTAGCAGAGCTGTTGCTGCTTCCCATTGGTTGGTGTTGATGGAGATGAGTCAGTTTGCTTTGTTATCATTGTCATTATTATTGCCACACATGAATAAAAAGCATCACTTAACATGAGTTTAATCATCATTAAGAAAGTATGCTCGGATACATCGTTCCCATTGGAAATCCACGCCATCTGTTCGAGGAGTGACACGTTTCTCAAAGTAGATCGACCGGTTCTCCTCCCGCAATGCAATCAAAGGGGGAAAAAATCCATGGACTGAGGAGTTCTTATACACGTTAGTTAATCATATATTCATATAATAACTATAATTAAGATATGTTAATATAATTAGAAAAGGAGGAATTTGTTAGTGAAATTTGTTACAACAATACCCGACGGTTAAAAAAAACCGTTTCCGGTTCGGATCAGTTCAAGCGGACCGTCTCCCGTCGACACTGATAACAAACGAGCGGGTTGTTCGCGAGTGTCGTCCCAGAAATTACCGGAAATGCCCCGTCGTCGAAGATGACGACTACTCCGTATCCAGAGTTCTCTCTCTTGACCCCTCTCTCTCGTGAATTCTTTGCCTCCGATCGAAGCCCTATTTTTTGATGCTCATCTGACGGAGGAACGGAGGACGAGTAGGGAATGGATCGGATCATCGGGGGGAAGTACAAGCTAGGGCGCAAGATCGGCAGTGGATCCTTCGGCGAGATCTATCTTGGTGAATGAATCGGCACCCTATTTCtccttctatccatcaattcgtcTCGCGGCTCGTTTTTCTTTGTTCTTGTCGGTTCTAATCTGCTTGTGTTGATTTTGTCTGTTTCAGCGACCCACTTTGACACGTTTGAGATCGTCGCGGTGAAGATCGTAAGTTGTCTGatctttttttgtttgatatctttccGATCTGTGCCTGCCGATTTTAGAGGAagatttcgtttttttttttgttcttcactTTTTTCTCCAATTAATGGTAAAGATTTGGTTTCTTTAGGGCGATTGGAGGCGTTTGGTTAATTTTTATACTAATTGTTGTATTTTTAACTTCTAGAGGAAGACTAAGTTGACGTGCGATGCGGTATTATATGGTCCGGCTAGAATGGTGTAAGCTGGGCGACATGAATTGAAGTGCTGATTAATTTGCGCAACTGGATTTCATGGTTATAAGTCAGTAgttcttttcgattttgatgttttcttttattttataataatatttggaTGCTCAGAGCACTGGTCCTGTGGAAGTCTCAGTGTTACAAATCTTTCAGTTTTTTTAGAGAATTTGCTTAGATGTGATTCATATCATCATGGCTTGATTTGTCTAGTGTTACTGGTTTGTGTGCTGGCTTATATTGGCTAAACATGGATGCAGGAAAACAGAAGGACCAAGCACCCACAGTTGTTTTATGAGGCCAAGCTGTATAACATTCTTCAGGGAGGAAGTAGGTCCATTGTTGTTGTGGCAAAGCACCGTACCTATTCTTGAATTTATGAGATAATTTCATTATGGACTCATGCATTCAGGTGGCATCCCGAACATAAAATGGTGCGACATTGATGGAGAGGATAATGCTCTTGTTCTCGATTTGCTTGGTCCAAGTCTGGAGGGTTTGTTTGTCTATTGCAGTTGCAAGTTCTCATTGAAGACTGTTCTTATGCTTGCAGATCAAATGGTAATGGGAAAGTACATTTTGTCGAATAAGTATTTTCATGGAATAGTTCTAGTATCTGCTTTTTACAGCTTTGCACAATTTGGAACTACATGTAGAGAGTTTTAAAGAAATTAAAGATATTCAAAAGTGTACAATAGCATTAAGAATAGCACTTAAATGGTTGGATAGAAAGCTGAAATATGTTTCACATACTTCAGCCAATAAAAGAAACGTAGATGCTCTCTCATATAAGCATTTATTTGAAGGTGTATGAGTCTGGGTATGATTTCCTAATTATTAAATCGTAGCTAACCCTTAGATGGGATTAGATAGGATTGAATCATGAACTCAATAATTTCTCAGTTACATAATTATAGTGGAAACTTGTGAACCAATAAACGATGACTTgcaaattgcataaatagaaaaaaaacctTAAACTATCACatctaataaataaaaggtaAGAAAACACGTTCAACAATGACAAACTATCTGCTGTGACCCCATTCTAGCATATGAGACTATGGATGGTTGTAATATAATTGTTTGAAGAtttgatagaaacaatgtagataAAAGAAGATGTTAATCATTCTTTAACTATCACAATTGGTCTTGATTACTGAcatgatattatctttttttttatttttataggcACTGTTGTATGCTGATGATATTATCATAATTGATGAGAGTTTGATTAACTTTAAGTTTGAGTTAGGAAGACAAATCTCATAACGTGAAATTAAGTAAAACAAGACTAAATATAAAAAATGTAACTTTAATAATACTAAGAAGAACTAAGGATATTAATATCAGTGGTGCAAGAGGTAAAAGAGGACCAAAAAGATTTCTCTAGAAACTATAAAGAAAAATTTAAATGCTTTTGATTAACTAAGAAAGTTGTTTTCTATAGAGCTCAATGTCAAAAAGATTTATAAAGCCAACtttaaatagttgggacttcaGGACGTCTTGTTCTTGTTATTGTTATCAATGATTTCAGTAGGCGCTCGGGTGCTtgcctaggtgctcgggcgaggtgaggcgaggcccgagcgcctcgcttcaaagaggcgccgcctgagcGTTGGGCACTTCGGGCGAACGCCTGGGTTAAAACAGGCGACCGAACTAGATTTTTAGGTTTGGTtggtcttcggtgctttagttggttcaatcgaactaactaaatcatcgatatcaggctccctctcgtGATTTCCCCGACTTTCCCAACTCTAACACTTGTGATCGCCATTTCTTCTTCGTTGTCGCTGCTCTCtactaccgctgccacaatcgttgctcgTCGTTGCtgttgtcgctcgccgctcccgctgtcgtcgtcgctcccgctccagcTACGATTGTCGCCTGCTACCGCTGCCGTTGCCTAagtagcctcggtcttctcacactcttctcactatactgttaacagtatattaatagtatactgctaactgtatactaataatagtatttttatttattaggttaataatatattattttaattttaatactattaatttttatttatttaa comes from the Musa acuminata AAA Group cultivar baxijiao chromosome BXJ2-8, Cavendish_Baxijiao_AAA, whole genome shotgun sequence genome and includes:
- the LOC103995047 gene encoding xyloglucan endotransglucosylase protein 7 — its product is MANFRSLLLVVAGLVLLVAKERTMAADFNFYRDMSCYWGPKNLAVWNNGQNFALSLNNISGCGIQSWNQFLFGSIEMQIKLVPGNSAGTVTTYYMSSTGDKHDEIDFEFLGNVSGQPYIIHTNIYTQGLGNREVQFYPWFDPTAAFHNYTIHWNPSQVVWFIDGIPIRVFRNYQQNGIAFPNQQAMRAYSSIWNGDGWATRGGLVKIDWKNAPFTARYQQVNLRACPYWQGSTAQCSASTPANWWTSPAYSKLSYAQQGQLMWARSNYMIYDYCQDKKRFNGKTAPECSLPLY